The DNA segment GTATGCTTCAGCATAGTCTGGAATGATTTTTAATGCTTGAGTATAATCTGCGATGGCACCAGCCTCATCTCCCATCTCGGAGCGAATAATAGCTCGTTTATAGTAGGATATAGCGAAGTTAGGATCAATCTGTACTGCCTTAGTGTAATCTATGATCGCGCCTTGATAATCTCCTATGGAATAACGAGCAAGACCACGACTATAGTAGGCTTGAGCAGAGTTAGGATTAATCTTTAGTCCCTCATTGAAATCTTCAATAGCTCCCTTCTTATCTCCTCTTTTATAATGGGCATCACCCCGTCCAAAAAAAGCAGAAGAATTATTAGGCTCAATTCTTATAACCTGAGTGAAGTCCTTAATTGCTCCTTGTGTATCCCCTCTGAGAAGACGTGCAGCTGACTGCCTGACAGAAGTAGGTGAAAGCCAATAGCCGCGGGGAATTTGTGAAAAAGGGTAGAGGGACATGAGAGGCTAGAGTTACCACACAACAGCCATCTATTCATGACAA comes from the Funiculus sociatus GB2-C1 genome and includes:
- a CDS encoding tetratricopeptide repeat protein; protein product: MSLYPFSQIPRGYWLSPTSVRQSAARLLRGDTQGAIKDFTQVIRIEPNNSSAFFGRGDAHYKRGDKKGAIEDFNEGLKINPNSAQAYYSRGLARYSIGDYQGAIIDYTKAVQIDPNFAISYYKRAIIRSEMGDEAGAIADYTQALKIIPDYAEAYENRGAALFVLEDKHEALKDLYKAADLYHQQGKQTNYQMVLDIIQMFESS